One part of the Quercus lobata isolate SW786 chromosome 7, ValleyOak3.0 Primary Assembly, whole genome shotgun sequence genome encodes these proteins:
- the LOC115953079 gene encoding GTP-binding protein BRASSINAZOLE INSENSITIVE PALE GREEN 2, chloroplastic isoform X1, with protein sequence MAVLLSTTLPSTTTKLSLKCFGTSIIQEKPIIESCLFTGFSIGNDKEKQRKKVSFINLAVKNKQTIVETTQNVSGRITPRKGGRNPVLSEGRDEDENYGPICPGCGVFMQDKDPDLPGYYQKRKVVPTDLSDGEEGIVGEFDGIYEEEEEEEEDEDEEEEEEEEDEDEEEEEGFVDDIEGEFQELDAIEGDLGVEDEFDWDSDEWEAKLMEEKEEVKLDLDGFAPASVGYGNITEDTIEKAKKKKLSKAEKKKVAREAEKEKEEVTVCARCHSLRNYGQVKNQKAENLIPDFDFDRLIATRLMKSSGNATATVVVMVVDCVDFDGSFPKRAAKSLFKALEGTKDDSKLSKKLPRLVLVATKVDLLPSQIPPARLDRWVRHRARAGGAPKLAGVYMVSSHKDLGVRNLLSFIKELAGPRGNVWVIGSQNAGKSTLINAFAKKEGAKVTKLTEAPIPGTTLGILRVGGILSAKAKLFDTPGLLHPYLMSMRLNRDEQKMVEIRKELQPRTYRMKAGQALHVGGLVRLDLSQASVQTIYVTIWASPNVSLHFGKVENAEDIWRNHVGVRLQPPVGADCTSQLGKWEEKEVKVSGMSWDVNSIDIAVAGLGWFALGLKGEATLALWTYDGIEITLREPLVLDRAPFLERPGFWQPKTISDASGTQAKLKKRKKLQQVSRDFLSDVSV encoded by the exons ATGGCTGTGTTGTTATCGACAACTCTTCCTTCAACAACCACCAAGCTGAGCCTGAAATGTTTTGGCACTAGCATTATACAAGAAAAACCAATCATAGAAAGTTGTCTTTTCACAG gCTTTAGTATAGGGAATGacaaagaaaaacagaggaagaaagtttcatttattaatttagcAGTAAAGAACAAGCAAACAATTGTTGAAACAACCCAGAATGTCAGTGGGAGAATAACACCAAGAAAAGGTGGTAGAAACCCTGTTTTGAGTGAGGGAAGAGATGAGGATGAGAACTATGGACCTATATGTCCTGGATGTGGGGTCTTTATGCAAGATAAGGACCCAGACCTTCCTGGGTATTATCAGAAAAGGAAGGTCGTACCAACAGATTTGTCAGATGGTGAGGAGGGTATAGTGGGCGAGTTTGATGGAAtttatgaagaagaagaagaagaagaagaagatgaagatgaagaagaagaagaagaagaagaagatgaagatgaagaagaagaagaggggtTTGTGGATGACATTGAGGGTGAATTTCAGGAACTTGATGCGATAGAAGGTGATTTGGGAGTGGAGGATGAGTTTGATTGGGATTCTGATGAATGGGAAGCTAAGTTAATGGAGGAAAAGGAGGAGGTAAAGTTGGATTTGGATGGATTTGCTCCTGCTAGTGTCGGTTATGGTAACATTACAGAGGACACAATTGAGAAGGCTAAGAAGAAGAAGCTGTCGAAAgcagaaaagaagaaagttgcTAGGGAggctgagaaagaaaaagaagaggttACGGTGTGTGCTCGGTGTCATTCATTGAGGAATTATGGGCAGGTGAAAAACCAAAAAGCCGAAAACTTGATACccgattttgattttgataggCTGATTGCTACCCGGTTAATGAAATCCTCTGGGAATGCCACTGCTACTGTTGTGGTTATGGTTGTTGATTGTGTTGATTTTGATGGGTCGTTCCCGAAACGGGCAGCAAAATCATTGTTTAAGGCATTGGAAGGAACTAAAGATGACTCCAAGCTTAGCAAAAAGTTACCAAGGCTTGTTCTTGTGGCTACAAAGGTTGATCTTCTCCCTTCACAAATTCCACCTGCCAGGTTAGATAGATGGGTTCGGCATCGTGCTAGGGCTGGAGGGGCACCCAAGCTAGCTGGGGTTTATATGGTCAGTTCCCATAAGGATTTGGGTGTGAGGAATCTGTTGTCCTTCATCAAGGAATTGGCTGGTCCTCGAGGGAATGTGTGGGTAATTGGGTCTCAGAATGCTGGCAAGTCTACTCTAATCAATGCATTTGCAAAAAAGGAAGGGGCAAAAGTTACCAAGCTTACAGAAGCTCCAATTCCTGGAACAACCCTTGGCATTTTGAGAGTCGGAGGGATTTTGTCAGCCAAGGCTAAGTTATTTGATACTCCAGGGCTTCTACATCCATATCTAATGTCCATGAGATTGAATAGGGATGAACAGAAAATGGTTGAAATACGGAAGGAGCTACAACCTCGGACTTACAGGATGAAG GCTGGGCAGGCCTTACATGTTGGTGGTCTGGTGAGACTAGACCTTAGTCAAGCTTCTGTGCAAACAATTTATGTTACAATTTGGGCATCCCCAAATGTATCTCTACACTTTGGAAAGGTAGAAAATGCTGAAGATATTTGGAGAAACCATGTTGGTGTTAGGTTGCAG CCTCCCGTTGGTGCAGATTGTACTTCTCAATTAGGCAAATGGGAAGAGAAGGAAGTCAAAGTGTCCGGAATGAGTTGGGATGTGAATAGCATTGATATTGCAGTGGCTGGTTTAGGTTGGTTTGCTTTAGGTCTCAAAGGCGAAGCAACCTTGGCATTGTGGACATATGATGGCATTGAAATAACTTTAAGAGAACCTTTGGTTCTTGACCGAGCACCATTCCTTGAGAGACCTGGGTTTTGGCAACCAAAGACCATATCTGATGCCAGTGGCACCCaagctaaacttaaaaaaaggaaaaagcttCAACAGGTGAGTAGAGATTTCCTTTCAGATGTGTctgtttga
- the LOC115953079 gene encoding GTP-binding protein BRASSINAZOLE INSENSITIVE PALE GREEN 2, chloroplastic isoform X2 produces the protein MAVLLSTTLPSTTTKLSLKCFGTSIIQEKPIIESCLFTGFSIGNDKEKQRKKVSFINLAVKNKQTIVETTQNVSGRITPRKGGRNPVLSEGRDEDENYGPICPGCGVFMQDKDPDLPGYYQKRKVVPTDLSDGEEGIVGEFDGIYEEEEEEEEDDEDEEEEEGFVDDIEGEFQELDAIEGDLGVEDEFDWDSDEWEAKLMEEKEEVKLDLDGFAPASVGYGNITEDTIEKAKKKKLSKAEKKKVAREAEKEKEEVTVCARCHSLRNYGQVKNQKAENLIPDFDFDRLIATRLMKSSGNATATVVVMVVDCVDFDGSFPKRAAKSLFKALEGTKDDSKLSKKLPRLVLVATKVDLLPSQIPPARLDRWVRHRARAGGAPKLAGVYMVSSHKDLGVRNLLSFIKELAGPRGNVWVIGSQNAGKSTLINAFAKKEGAKVTKLTEAPIPGTTLGILRVGGILSAKAKLFDTPGLLHPYLMSMRLNRDEQKMVEIRKELQPRTYRMKAGQALHVGGLVRLDLSQASVQTIYVTIWASPNVSLHFGKVENAEDIWRNHVGVRLQPPVGADCTSQLGKWEEKEVKVSGMSWDVNSIDIAVAGLGWFALGLKGEATLALWTYDGIEITLREPLVLDRAPFLERPGFWQPKTISDASGTQAKLKKRKKLQQVSRDFLSDVSV, from the exons ATGGCTGTGTTGTTATCGACAACTCTTCCTTCAACAACCACCAAGCTGAGCCTGAAATGTTTTGGCACTAGCATTATACAAGAAAAACCAATCATAGAAAGTTGTCTTTTCACAG gCTTTAGTATAGGGAATGacaaagaaaaacagaggaagaaagtttcatttattaatttagcAGTAAAGAACAAGCAAACAATTGTTGAAACAACCCAGAATGTCAGTGGGAGAATAACACCAAGAAAAGGTGGTAGAAACCCTGTTTTGAGTGAGGGAAGAGATGAGGATGAGAACTATGGACCTATATGTCCTGGATGTGGGGTCTTTATGCAAGATAAGGACCCAGACCTTCCTGGGTATTATCAGAAAAGGAAGGTCGTACCAACAGATTTGTCAGATGGTGAGGAGGGTATAGTGGGCGAGTTTGATGGAAtttatgaagaagaagaagaagaagaagaagat gatgaagatgaagaagaagaagaggggtTTGTGGATGACATTGAGGGTGAATTTCAGGAACTTGATGCGATAGAAGGTGATTTGGGAGTGGAGGATGAGTTTGATTGGGATTCTGATGAATGGGAAGCTAAGTTAATGGAGGAAAAGGAGGAGGTAAAGTTGGATTTGGATGGATTTGCTCCTGCTAGTGTCGGTTATGGTAACATTACAGAGGACACAATTGAGAAGGCTAAGAAGAAGAAGCTGTCGAAAgcagaaaagaagaaagttgcTAGGGAggctgagaaagaaaaagaagaggttACGGTGTGTGCTCGGTGTCATTCATTGAGGAATTATGGGCAGGTGAAAAACCAAAAAGCCGAAAACTTGATACccgattttgattttgataggCTGATTGCTACCCGGTTAATGAAATCCTCTGGGAATGCCACTGCTACTGTTGTGGTTATGGTTGTTGATTGTGTTGATTTTGATGGGTCGTTCCCGAAACGGGCAGCAAAATCATTGTTTAAGGCATTGGAAGGAACTAAAGATGACTCCAAGCTTAGCAAAAAGTTACCAAGGCTTGTTCTTGTGGCTACAAAGGTTGATCTTCTCCCTTCACAAATTCCACCTGCCAGGTTAGATAGATGGGTTCGGCATCGTGCTAGGGCTGGAGGGGCACCCAAGCTAGCTGGGGTTTATATGGTCAGTTCCCATAAGGATTTGGGTGTGAGGAATCTGTTGTCCTTCATCAAGGAATTGGCTGGTCCTCGAGGGAATGTGTGGGTAATTGGGTCTCAGAATGCTGGCAAGTCTACTCTAATCAATGCATTTGCAAAAAAGGAAGGGGCAAAAGTTACCAAGCTTACAGAAGCTCCAATTCCTGGAACAACCCTTGGCATTTTGAGAGTCGGAGGGATTTTGTCAGCCAAGGCTAAGTTATTTGATACTCCAGGGCTTCTACATCCATATCTAATGTCCATGAGATTGAATAGGGATGAACAGAAAATGGTTGAAATACGGAAGGAGCTACAACCTCGGACTTACAGGATGAAG GCTGGGCAGGCCTTACATGTTGGTGGTCTGGTGAGACTAGACCTTAGTCAAGCTTCTGTGCAAACAATTTATGTTACAATTTGGGCATCCCCAAATGTATCTCTACACTTTGGAAAGGTAGAAAATGCTGAAGATATTTGGAGAAACCATGTTGGTGTTAGGTTGCAG CCTCCCGTTGGTGCAGATTGTACTTCTCAATTAGGCAAATGGGAAGAGAAGGAAGTCAAAGTGTCCGGAATGAGTTGGGATGTGAATAGCATTGATATTGCAGTGGCTGGTTTAGGTTGGTTTGCTTTAGGTCTCAAAGGCGAAGCAACCTTGGCATTGTGGACATATGATGGCATTGAAATAACTTTAAGAGAACCTTTGGTTCTTGACCGAGCACCATTCCTTGAGAGACCTGGGTTTTGGCAACCAAAGACCATATCTGATGCCAGTGGCACCCaagctaaacttaaaaaaaggaaaaagcttCAACAGGTGAGTAGAGATTTCCTTTCAGATGTGTctgtttga
- the LOC115953079 gene encoding GTP-binding protein BRASSINAZOLE INSENSITIVE PALE GREEN 2, chloroplastic isoform X3 has translation MAVLLSTTLPSTTTKLSLKCFGTSIIQEKPIIESCLFTGFSIGNDKEKQRKKVSFINLAVKNKQTIVETTQNVSGRITPRKGGRNPVLSEGRDEDENYGPICPGCGVFMQDKDPDLPGYYQKRKVVPTDLSDGEEGIVGEFDGIYEEEEEEEEDEDEEEEEGFVDDIEGEFQELDAIEGDLGVEDEFDWDSDEWEAKLMEEKEEVKLDLDGFAPASVGYGNITEDTIEKAKKKKLSKAEKKKVAREAEKEKEEVTVCARCHSLRNYGQVKNQKAENLIPDFDFDRLIATRLMKSSGNATATVVVMVVDCVDFDGSFPKRAAKSLFKALEGTKDDSKLSKKLPRLVLVATKVDLLPSQIPPARLDRWVRHRARAGGAPKLAGVYMVSSHKDLGVRNLLSFIKELAGPRGNVWVIGSQNAGKSTLINAFAKKEGAKVTKLTEAPIPGTTLGILRVGGILSAKAKLFDTPGLLHPYLMSMRLNRDEQKMVEIRKELQPRTYRMKAGQALHVGGLVRLDLSQASVQTIYVTIWASPNVSLHFGKVENAEDIWRNHVGVRLQPPVGADCTSQLGKWEEKEVKVSGMSWDVNSIDIAVAGLGWFALGLKGEATLALWTYDGIEITLREPLVLDRAPFLERPGFWQPKTISDASGTQAKLKKRKKLQQVSRDFLSDVSV, from the exons ATGGCTGTGTTGTTATCGACAACTCTTCCTTCAACAACCACCAAGCTGAGCCTGAAATGTTTTGGCACTAGCATTATACAAGAAAAACCAATCATAGAAAGTTGTCTTTTCACAG gCTTTAGTATAGGGAATGacaaagaaaaacagaggaagaaagtttcatttattaatttagcAGTAAAGAACAAGCAAACAATTGTTGAAACAACCCAGAATGTCAGTGGGAGAATAACACCAAGAAAAGGTGGTAGAAACCCTGTTTTGAGTGAGGGAAGAGATGAGGATGAGAACTATGGACCTATATGTCCTGGATGTGGGGTCTTTATGCAAGATAAGGACCCAGACCTTCCTGGGTATTATCAGAAAAGGAAGGTCGTACCAACAGATTTGTCAGATGGTGAGGAGGGTATAGTGGGCGAGTTTGATGGAAttt atgaagaagaagaagaagaagaagaagatgaagatgaagaagaagaagaggggtTTGTGGATGACATTGAGGGTGAATTTCAGGAACTTGATGCGATAGAAGGTGATTTGGGAGTGGAGGATGAGTTTGATTGGGATTCTGATGAATGGGAAGCTAAGTTAATGGAGGAAAAGGAGGAGGTAAAGTTGGATTTGGATGGATTTGCTCCTGCTAGTGTCGGTTATGGTAACATTACAGAGGACACAATTGAGAAGGCTAAGAAGAAGAAGCTGTCGAAAgcagaaaagaagaaagttgcTAGGGAggctgagaaagaaaaagaagaggttACGGTGTGTGCTCGGTGTCATTCATTGAGGAATTATGGGCAGGTGAAAAACCAAAAAGCCGAAAACTTGATACccgattttgattttgataggCTGATTGCTACCCGGTTAATGAAATCCTCTGGGAATGCCACTGCTACTGTTGTGGTTATGGTTGTTGATTGTGTTGATTTTGATGGGTCGTTCCCGAAACGGGCAGCAAAATCATTGTTTAAGGCATTGGAAGGAACTAAAGATGACTCCAAGCTTAGCAAAAAGTTACCAAGGCTTGTTCTTGTGGCTACAAAGGTTGATCTTCTCCCTTCACAAATTCCACCTGCCAGGTTAGATAGATGGGTTCGGCATCGTGCTAGGGCTGGAGGGGCACCCAAGCTAGCTGGGGTTTATATGGTCAGTTCCCATAAGGATTTGGGTGTGAGGAATCTGTTGTCCTTCATCAAGGAATTGGCTGGTCCTCGAGGGAATGTGTGGGTAATTGGGTCTCAGAATGCTGGCAAGTCTACTCTAATCAATGCATTTGCAAAAAAGGAAGGGGCAAAAGTTACCAAGCTTACAGAAGCTCCAATTCCTGGAACAACCCTTGGCATTTTGAGAGTCGGAGGGATTTTGTCAGCCAAGGCTAAGTTATTTGATACTCCAGGGCTTCTACATCCATATCTAATGTCCATGAGATTGAATAGGGATGAACAGAAAATGGTTGAAATACGGAAGGAGCTACAACCTCGGACTTACAGGATGAAG GCTGGGCAGGCCTTACATGTTGGTGGTCTGGTGAGACTAGACCTTAGTCAAGCTTCTGTGCAAACAATTTATGTTACAATTTGGGCATCCCCAAATGTATCTCTACACTTTGGAAAGGTAGAAAATGCTGAAGATATTTGGAGAAACCATGTTGGTGTTAGGTTGCAG CCTCCCGTTGGTGCAGATTGTACTTCTCAATTAGGCAAATGGGAAGAGAAGGAAGTCAAAGTGTCCGGAATGAGTTGGGATGTGAATAGCATTGATATTGCAGTGGCTGGTTTAGGTTGGTTTGCTTTAGGTCTCAAAGGCGAAGCAACCTTGGCATTGTGGACATATGATGGCATTGAAATAACTTTAAGAGAACCTTTGGTTCTTGACCGAGCACCATTCCTTGAGAGACCTGGGTTTTGGCAACCAAAGACCATATCTGATGCCAGTGGCACCCaagctaaacttaaaaaaaggaaaaagcttCAACAGGTGAGTAGAGATTTCCTTTCAGATGTGTctgtttga